Proteins encoded together in one Deinococcus ruber window:
- a CDS encoding deoxyguanosinetriphosphate triphosphohydrolase, giving the protein MFDRAALETREAQTLAPYATLSQSSRGRLYPEPESPRRTAFQKDRDRVLHTAAFRRLEYKTQVFLNAQGDHYRTRLTHTLEVAQAARSVALNLGLNETLAETISLAHDLGHPPFGHAGESILDGLAAAHGGFDHNLQTVRIVTELEDRYPDFPGLNLTRETLDGLAKHAHLSSGQHTLEAQLVNVADGLAYSAHDLDDGLRSGLIAPHDLRGLPLWEHLTARLHLDPDHVGEKDRRSIQRELLGWLIDDLTTHSHEQLKAAGIVSPQQVAAHPSTLIAFSPAMHSGLSELNRFLFERLYRHPRVLRQVAQAEHCLESLYRAFLKRPAMLPPGARSRLEGNGLERTVCDHIAGMTDRYALEEYRSLHGIAPELGF; this is encoded by the coding sequence CTGTTTGACCGGGCCGCCCTGGAAACACGTGAAGCGCAGACGCTGGCTCCCTACGCCACGCTCAGCCAGAGCAGCCGGGGGCGACTGTACCCGGAACCCGAATCGCCGCGCCGCACCGCCTTCCAGAAAGACCGTGACCGGGTGCTGCACACGGCGGCGTTCCGGCGGCTGGAATACAAGACCCAGGTGTTTCTGAATGCCCAGGGCGACCATTACCGCACCCGCCTGACACACACGCTGGAGGTGGCGCAGGCAGCGCGTTCGGTGGCGCTGAACCTGGGGCTGAACGAAACACTGGCCGAGACCATCTCGCTGGCACACGACCTGGGCCATCCACCCTTCGGCCACGCCGGAGAATCGATTCTGGACGGGCTGGCGGCGGCACACGGCGGATTCGACCACAACCTTCAGACGGTGCGGATCGTGACCGAACTGGAAGACCGCTACCCCGACTTTCCGGGCCTGAACCTGACGCGTGAGACGCTGGACGGGCTGGCGAAGCACGCCCATCTGAGCAGTGGACAGCACACCCTGGAAGCGCAACTGGTGAATGTGGCCGACGGACTGGCCTACAGCGCCCACGACCTCGACGACGGCCTGAGAAGTGGCCTGATCGCCCCCCACGACCTGCGCGGGTTGCCGCTGTGGGAGCACCTGACAGCCCGCCTGCACCTCGACCCCGACCACGTTGGCGAGAAAGATCGCCGCTCGATTCAGCGCGAACTGCTCGGCTGGCTGATCGACGATCTGACGACCCACAGTCACGAGCAGCTCAAGGCAGCGGGCATTGTTTCGCCTCAGCAGGTGGCTGCCCACCCCAGCACCCTGATTGCGTTCAGTCCGGCGATGCACAGCGGCCTGAGCGAGCTGAACCGCTTTCTGTTCGAGCGGCTTTACCGGCACCCGCGTGTGCTGCGGCAGGTTGCCCAGGCCGAACACTGCCTGGAAAGCCTGTACCGCGCCTTTCTGAAGCGCCCCGCCATGCTGCCGCCGGGGGCACGCTCTCGGCTGGAAGGAAACGGGCTGGAACGCACCGTCTGCGACCACATCGCGGGCATGACTGACCGCTACGCTCTGGAGGAATACCGCAGCCTGCACGGCATCGCCCCGGAACTGGGCTTCTGA
- the pfkA gene encoding 6-phosphofructokinase: MTQTDAHSSEAQLDAATVPSGSTSTTPKPRRIAVLTSGGDAPGMNAAIRAVVRAATFHGVEVVGVRRGFQGLHQGDMRLLGPRDVANIIQRGGTVLLTARSHTWRTPEGRTLGAGHLKAWGVDGLIVIGGDGSFHGAHYLQQEHGIPVIGVPGTIDNDLYGTDHTIGYFTAVETALDAVDKLRDTAASHERIFVVEVMGRHAGHIALDVAVAGGAEEVFLPEEEHPAEHIAQVVRDSAAKGKASSILIVAEGYPGGGEAVARAVEAQTGLDTRLTILGHIQRGGSPVSSDRVLASRLGEAAVLALIEGKSDIMVGRGNGGMTFTPLHETWEKSKDVSRDLYRCAKTLSV; the protein is encoded by the coding sequence ATGACCCAGACTGACGCCCATTCATCCGAAGCGCAGCTCGATGCTGCCACAGTCCCTTCTGGAAGCACTTCCACGACTCCCAAACCCCGGCGCATCGCGGTTCTGACCAGCGGCGGCGACGCGCCCGGCATGAACGCCGCCATCCGTGCAGTGGTGCGGGCTGCCACCTTCCATGGTGTCGAGGTGGTGGGCGTGCGGCGCGGCTTCCAGGGGCTGCATCAGGGCGATATGCGGCTGCTCGGCCCTAGAGACGTGGCGAACATCATCCAGCGCGGCGGCACGGTACTGCTGACGGCCCGTTCGCACACCTGGCGCACCCCGGAAGGGCGCACGCTGGGCGCAGGGCACCTGAAAGCCTGGGGCGTGGACGGCCTGATCGTGATCGGCGGCGACGGCAGCTTTCACGGAGCGCACTATCTGCAACAGGAACACGGCATCCCGGTGATCGGCGTGCCCGGCACCATCGACAACGATCTGTACGGCACCGACCACACCATCGGCTATTTCACGGCAGTCGAGACAGCGCTAGACGCGGTGGACAAGCTGCGCGACACGGCGGCGTCTCATGAGCGCATCTTCGTGGTGGAAGTGATGGGGCGGCACGCCGGACACATCGCGCTGGATGTGGCGGTGGCGGGCGGCGCGGAAGAGGTCTTTCTGCCGGAAGAAGAGCACCCCGCCGAGCACATCGCGCAGGTGGTACGTGACAGCGCGGCCAAGGGCAAGGCCAGCAGCATCCTGATCGTGGCCGAGGGCTATCCGGGCGGCGGCGAGGCCGTTGCCAGAGCCGTCGAAGCTCAGACTGGCCTCGACACCCGCCTGACCATCCTGGGCCACATCCAGCGGGGCGGTTCACCTGTCAGCAGCGACAGAGTGCTGGCGTCGCGGCTGGGCGAAGCGGCGGTTCTCGCCCTGATCGAAGGCAAGAGCGACATCATGGTGGGCCGGGGAAACGGCGGCATGACCTTTACGCCGCTGCACGAAACCTGGGAAAAGAGCAAGGACGTGAGCCGCGACCTGTACCGCTGCGCCAAAACCCTGAGCGTGTAG
- the rsmI gene encoding 16S rRNA (cytidine(1402)-2'-O)-methyltransferase gives MTVSKAVGCVWLVPTPLGNLGDITLRAIEVLRNCDAVACEDTRRSGQLLTHLGISRPLVRLDAHTMNRAPGILEQYPRLAYVSDAGTPGISDPGAELLRLALELGHRAEVLPGPTAFVPALILSGLDSGRFTFEGFLPRSGRERRERLKAVVERPETSLIYESPHRLHATLTELAALCAAHRPDAPERQASVTRELSKKFEETRRGTLAELAAHFSGGVKGEIVLVLAGAPEQPRPTPDADHSALAAGWAAEGKTLRDIRELLQAAGLRKNDAYELALRALQGVAPQKRGADHQEPYDPD, from the coding sequence ATGACCGTCTCCAAAGCGGTGGGCTGCGTGTGGCTCGTTCCCACGCCGCTGGGAAACCTGGGCGATATCACGCTGCGGGCCATCGAAGTACTCAGGAACTGCGACGCGGTGGCCTGTGAAGACACCCGGCGCAGCGGGCAACTGCTGACGCATCTGGGCATTTCCAGGCCGCTGGTGCGGCTCGACGCCCACACCATGAACCGTGCGCCGGGCATTCTGGAGCAGTATCCCCGGCTGGCCTACGTCTCGGACGCGGGCACACCCGGGATCAGCGACCCCGGCGCAGAACTGCTGCGGCTGGCGCTGGAACTGGGCCACCGCGCCGAGGTGCTGCCCGGCCCCACCGCGTTCGTACCTGCCCTAATCCTGTCGGGGCTGGACAGCGGGCGATTTACCTTCGAGGGCTTTTTGCCGCGCAGTGGGCGCGAGCGCAGAGAACGGCTGAAGGCGGTGGTCGAGCGTCCGGAAACCTCGCTGATCTACGAAAGCCCTCACCGTCTGCACGCCACCCTGACCGAGCTGGCGGCCCTGTGTGCCGCACACCGCCCAGACGCCCCCGAGCGGCAGGCAAGCGTGACCCGCGAACTGTCGAAGAAGTTCGAGGAAACGCGGCGCGGCACGCTGGCAGAGCTGGCCGCACACTTCTCGGGGGGCGTGAAAGGCGAGATCGTGCTGGTGCTGGCGGGCGCTCCGGAACAGCCGCGCCCCACCCCGGACGCCGACCACAGCGCATTGGCCGCAGGTTGGGCCGCCGAGGGAAAAACCCTGCGCGACATCCGGGAGTTGTTACAGGCAGCAGGTTTGCGTAAGAATGACGCTTATGAGCTGGCGCTGCGGGCACTTCAGGGTGTAGCCCCGCAGAAGCGCGGCGCAGACCACCAGGAGCCCTATGACCCAGACTGA
- a CDS encoding 23S rRNA (pseudouridine(1915)-N(3))-methyltransferase RlmH: protein MRLHLITVGEPRLSYARAGWDEYTLRLKHYHKLSVTHVPGSTPHKESQAILKAAGRAPVIALDPRGKQWSSEELSDFIDTQGLRSVGELAFAIGGPDGHSDELRAAAHTLWSLGKLTLPHDLAMVVLAEALYRAATISRGEPYHRG from the coding sequence ATGCGCCTGCATCTGATCACGGTGGGCGAACCCCGCCTCAGCTACGCCCGCGCGGGCTGGGACGAGTACACCCTGCGCCTGAAGCACTACCACAAACTCAGCGTCACGCACGTACCCGGCAGCACGCCCCACAAGGAATCGCAGGCCATTCTGAAGGCAGCGGGCCGCGCTCCGGTCATTGCCCTCGATCCACGTGGCAAACAGTGGAGCAGCGAGGAACTCAGCGACTTTATCGACACCCAGGGCCTGCGGAGCGTGGGAGAACTGGCCTTTGCCATCGGTGGCCCCGACGGACACAGCGACGAACTCAGGGCCGCCGCCCATACGCTGTGGTCGCTAGGAAAGCTGACCCTGCCGCACGACCTGGCGATGGTGGTGCTGGCAGAAGCGCTGTACCGCGCCGCGACCATCAGCAGGGGAGAGCCGTACCACCGGGGCTGA
- a CDS encoding acyl-CoA thioesterase produces the protein MTDSSEVVGFPVSHPLRVRWAEVDAQQVVFNGHYLMYADVCCTEYFRAAGVELWTPSALTAAEHHPDALDAYVVRATLDYRAPARFDDLLLLRGRIARLGNSSFTFECCIERGPTLLCRVELIYVNAHAGASVSLPSSFRVAVRALQGDPESSPSET, from the coding sequence GTGACCGACTCTTCCGAAGTGGTGGGCTTTCCGGTATCGCATCCGCTGCGGGTGCGCTGGGCCGAAGTAGACGCTCAGCAGGTGGTCTTCAACGGCCATTATCTGATGTACGCCGACGTATGCTGCACCGAGTACTTCCGGGCAGCGGGCGTCGAACTGTGGACGCCCTCCGCCCTGACAGCGGCGGAGCACCACCCAGATGCGCTCGATGCCTACGTGGTCAGGGCTACGCTCGACTACCGCGCCCCCGCCCGCTTCGACGATCTATTGCTGCTGCGGGGCCGGATAGCGCGGCTGGGCAACAGCAGTTTTACCTTCGAGTGCTGTATCGAACGCGGGCCGACGCTGCTGTGCCGTGTGGAACTGATCTATGTGAATGCCCATGCAGGCGCTTCCGTGTCGCTGCCCAGCAGCTTCCGGGTGGCGGTACGGGCGCTTCAGGGCGACCCGGAATCCAGCCCCAGCGAGACGTGA
- the lepB gene encoding signal peptidase I has product MTVPPSPPLPRRSLLRHIWRVWVLGAILPIWLLITFGFTFARVDGNSMNPTLHSGDVALLLKYPRWLRAWGLSQTYPRRGDIVVFKAPATSEYAFQQGPFGRYRPYNIKRVIGLPGETVSISGGKVHIGGKVLPEPYASGDTPSDEDPVRVPAGSVFVMGDNRILGESVDSRYYGPVPLSDVAGPANLHVSLGLDSGSP; this is encoded by the coding sequence GTGACGGTTCCGCCATCTCCTCCTCTGCCCCGCCGCTCGCTGCTGCGCCACATCTGGCGTGTGTGGGTGCTGGGAGCCATCCTGCCGATCTGGCTGCTCATCACCTTCGGCTTTACCTTTGCCCGTGTCGACGGCAACAGCATGAATCCGACGCTCCACAGCGGCGACGTGGCCCTGCTGCTCAAGTATCCGCGCTGGCTGCGGGCGTGGGGGCTGTCGCAGACCTATCCCCGGCGCGGCGACATCGTGGTGTTCAAGGCCCCGGCTACCAGCGAATACGCCTTCCAGCAGGGACCATTCGGACGCTACCGCCCGTATAACATCAAGCGGGTGATCGGGCTGCCCGGCGAAACCGTCAGCATTTCCGGGGGCAAGGTGCATATCGGCGGGAAGGTGCTGCCTGAACCGTATGCCAGCGGCGACACGCCCAGCGACGAAGACCCGGTGCGCGTTCCCGCCGGAAGCGTGTTTGTGATGGGCGACAACCGAATTCTGGGCGAAAGCGTGGATTCACGGTATTACGGCCCGGTGCCGCTATCTGACGTGGCGGGGCCAGCCAATCTTCACGTCTCGCTGGGGCTGGATTCCGGGTCGCCCTGA
- the ruvA gene encoding Holliday junction branch migration protein RuvA has protein sequence MIAFLSGTVRDIREASVVLMVSGVGYELLCPASTLGHLSVGAPAELHTRLVVREDSMTLYGFLDTDSLRLFDLLTSVSGVGPKLGLALLSAMPPSALAQGLLSGDTSLLSSVSGVGKKTAERLVLELQNKVPEHLAAGMNASGAAAAVSTAGRDAVDALMALGFRDAQVRAAVAELLSQDSTLSADTLIRRALGKLR, from the coding sequence GTGATCGCTTTTCTTTCCGGTACCGTGCGCGATATTCGTGAGGCGAGCGTGGTGCTGATGGTGTCGGGTGTGGGGTACGAGCTGCTGTGTCCGGCCTCGACGCTGGGCCACCTGAGCGTGGGTGCGCCCGCCGAACTGCATACCCGGCTGGTGGTGCGCGAAGATTCCATGACGCTGTACGGCTTTCTGGATACTGACAGCCTGCGACTCTTCGATCTGCTGACAAGTGTGAGCGGAGTCGGCCCAAAGCTGGGGCTGGCGCTGCTGTCGGCCATGCCCCCCTCGGCGCTGGCCCAGGGGCTCCTCAGCGGCGATACCAGTCTGTTGTCCAGCGTTTCGGGTGTGGGCAAGAAAACCGCCGAGCGGCTGGTGCTGGAGCTTCAGAACAAGGTGCCGGAACATCTGGCGGCAGGCATGAATGCCAGTGGCGCGGCGGCAGCCGTTTCGACAGCGGGCCGAGACGCGGTAGACGCGCTGATGGCCCTGGGCTTCCGTGACGCGCAGGTACGGGCGGCAGTGGCCGAACTGCTCTCGCAGGACAGCACGCTGAGCGCCGACACCCTGATCCGGCGGGCACTGGGCAAGCTGCGCTGA
- a CDS encoding TM2 domain-containing protein, translated as MTNDPDRFGVQAPAGSAGNSGRVSLDKTAPDADGSAPYGGVPVPPSPVSQQGGPSPWPNSAGQSAPLPQSDIAQKKLIAGLLGIFLGSLGVHKFYLGINQSGIIMLGLTVGGWILFTLLAIILIGFVFLLLPAAVGLIGLIEGILYLTKTDADFEREYVVGKKLWF; from the coding sequence ATGACGAATGATCCGGACAGATTCGGTGTACAGGCTCCAGCAGGCAGTGCGGGCAACAGCGGGCGGGTGAGTCTCGACAAGACCGCGCCTGACGCTGACGGATCAGCGCCTTACGGCGGGGTGCCTGTGCCGCCGTCGCCGGTCAGTCAGCAGGGTGGCCCGTCGCCCTGGCCCAACAGCGCCGGGCAGTCTGCCCCCCTGCCTCAGAGCGATATAGCCCAGAAGAAGCTGATCGCCGGACTCCTGGGCATCTTTCTGGGCAGCCTGGGCGTCCACAAGTTCTATCTGGGCATCAACCAGTCCGGCATCATCATGCTGGGGCTGACCGTGGGCGGCTGGATTCTGTTCACGCTGCTCGCCATCATCCTGATCGGCTTCGTATTTCTGCTGCTTCCGGCGGCAGTCGGCCTGATCGGTCTGATCGAGGGCATTCTGTACCTCACCAAAACCGACGCCGATTTCGAGCGCGAATACGTTGTGGGCAAGAAACTCTGGTTCTGA
- a CDS encoding DUF4384 domain-containing protein → MKKILTISAAVTAALISGSTLAAPKISAQSIIVNPVQSDLAVQVSVDRDNSGSQIANYQIGDSVRVSATVNQDAYVYLFDIDAAGKITQILPNRFQSGANFLKANTTKVFPAAGDSYTFTIDGPVGLNKVLAVASKTELNLSNISQFQNNDSFATGKVEGQQQLAQALSIVVNPLPQNTWVSDTALYSVSGSQNTSTGSLFVGSSVPGSIVFLNGRQVGGANVTYTGLQPGSYNVRVATPGYNEFNGTVSIRAGAVVNLNVDPVGTVVTPVQPVRPPSTANIQLRSSVAGALVFVDGRQVGSIQNGGLNLNLSRGSHEIVLIAPGYRTFVNVYNVNQGGTITINPTR, encoded by the coding sequence ATGAAGAAAATTCTGACCATTTCGGCAGCGGTAACAGCAGCCCTAATTTCCGGTAGCACCCTCGCCGCCCCCAAGATCAGCGCCCAGAGCATCATCGTCAATCCCGTGCAGAGCGACCTGGCGGTACAGGTTTCCGTCGACCGCGACAACAGCGGCAGCCAGATCGCCAACTATCAGATCGGGGATAGCGTCCGCGTCAGCGCCACCGTCAATCAGGACGCCTACGTGTACCTGTTCGACATCGATGCCGCTGGCAAGATCACCCAGATTCTGCCCAACCGTTTTCAGAGCGGCGCGAACTTCCTGAAGGCCAACACCACCAAGGTCTTCCCGGCAGCGGGTGACAGCTACACCTTCACCATCGACGGCCCGGTGGGTCTGAACAAGGTGCTGGCAGTGGCCTCCAAGACCGAGCTGAACCTCAGCAACATCTCGCAGTTCCAGAACAACGACTCCTTTGCCACCGGCAAGGTCGAGGGTCAGCAGCAACTCGCGCAGGCCCTGAGCATCGTGGTCAACCCGCTTCCCCAGAACACCTGGGTTTCTGATACCGCGCTCTACAGCGTGTCGGGCAGCCAGAACACCAGCACCGGCAGCCTGTTCGTGGGCAGCAGCGTTCCCGGCAGCATCGTCTTCCTGAACGGGCGTCAGGTGGGTGGAGCCAACGTGACCTACACCGGCCTTCAGCCCGGCAGCTACAACGTGCGCGTTGCGACCCCCGGCTACAACGAGTTCAACGGCACCGTCAGCATCCGTGCAGGCGCAGTCGTGAACCTGAATGTCGATCCGGTGGGCACCGTCGTGACCCCTGTGCAGCCGGTTCGTCCTCCTTCGACTGCGAACATTCAGCTCCGCAGCAGCGTGGCGGGCGCACTGGTCTTCGTAGACGGGCGTCAGGTCGGCAGCATTCAGAACGGCGGCCTGAATCTGAACCTCAGCCGTGGCAGCCACGAGATCGTGCTGATCGCCCCCGGCTACCGCACCTTCGTCAATGTGTACAACGTCAACCAGGGCGGCACCATCACCATCAACCCCACCCGCTAA